A region of Rhodospirillales bacterium DNA encodes the following proteins:
- a CDS encoding SDR family oxidoreductase, whose protein sequence is MAKDLFDFTGKTALITGGSRGMGRQMALAFAERGADIVIASRKMDACEKVADEVRAKGRRALPYACNVMRWAELDALVDAAYAAFGRIDILVNNAGSSPIAPSSVETSEQLFDRVVSLNFKGPFRLASLVGSRMKTAGGGCIINVSSVGALRPRPEIIPYAGAKAALNAMTIGMAFEYGPTVRVNTISPGRFLTDIADAWTEEHRMNKSAALKRSGKPEEIVTAALYFASDASSFTTGANLQVDGGIA, encoded by the coding sequence ATGGCCAAGGATCTATTCGACTTCACCGGCAAGACGGCGCTCATCACCGGCGGCAGCCGCGGCATGGGCCGGCAGATGGCGCTGGCCTTCGCCGAGCGCGGCGCCGACATCGTGATCGCCAGCCGCAAGATGGACGCCTGCGAGAAGGTCGCCGACGAGGTCCGCGCCAAGGGCCGCCGCGCCCTGCCCTACGCCTGCAACGTCATGCGCTGGGCCGAGCTCGACGCGCTGGTCGACGCCGCCTACGCCGCGTTCGGCAGGATCGACATCCTCGTCAACAACGCCGGCAGCTCGCCGATCGCGCCGTCCTCGGTGGAGACCAGCGAGCAGCTGTTCGACCGCGTAGTGTCGCTGAACTTCAAGGGGCCGTTCCGGCTGGCGTCGCTGGTCGGCAGCCGCATGAAGACGGCGGGCGGTGGCTGCATCATCAACGTCAGCAGCGTCGGCGCCCTGCGGCCGCGCCCCGAGATCATCCCCTACGCCGGCGCCAAGGCGGCGCTCAACGCCATGACCATCGGCATGGCGTTCGAGTACGGCCCGACGGTGCGCGTCAACACGATCTCGCCCGGCCGGTTCCTGACCGACATCGCCGACGCCTGGACGGAGGAGCACCGCATGAACAAATCCGCCGCGCTCAAGCGTAGCGGCAAACCGGAGGAGATCGTCACGGCGGCGCTCTACTTCGCCAGCGACGCCTCGTCCTTCACCACCGGCGCCAACCTGCAGGTCGACGGCGGCATCGCGTAG
- a CDS encoding OB-fold domain-containing protein, which yields MAINATYLGMPLEINDLDVENLEYFKHCAAHDFHLQRCDSCGLLRYPPTTACPWCASPKSTWTRVEGKGAVHSYSEVHHAIQPAFKAHTPYLILLVDLDAQKGKPTADEALRVVGNLATPDGKLAPPEMVRSVGIGTRVRMVFSDVAPGLAIPQWTIDEKAAQPAKPWRYPD from the coding sequence ATGGCGATCAACGCGACCTATCTCGGCATGCCGCTCGAGATCAACGATCTCGACGTCGAGAACCTCGAGTACTTCAAGCATTGCGCGGCGCACGACTTCCACCTGCAGCGCTGCGACTCCTGCGGCCTGCTGCGCTATCCGCCGACCACGGCGTGCCCGTGGTGCGCCAGCCCGAAATCGACCTGGACTCGGGTCGAGGGCAAGGGCGCGGTGCATTCCTATTCCGAGGTGCACCACGCCATCCAGCCGGCCTTCAAGGCGCACACGCCGTATCTGATCCTGCTGGTCGACCTCGACGCGCAGAAGGGCAAGCCGACGGCCGACGAGGCGTTGCGCGTCGTCGGGAACCTCGCGACGCCGGACGGAAAGCTGGCGCCGCCGGAGATGGTGCGCTCGGTCGGCATCGGCACGCGCGTGCGCATGGTGTTCAGCGATGTCGCGCCGGGGCTCGCGATCCCGCAATGGACCATCGACGAGAAGGCCGCGCAGCCCGCCAAGCCGTGGCGCTATCCCGACTGA
- a CDS encoding thiolase has product MPLPADVDTSTPKHLRDKYAIVGVGETTYTRGSGKTTRALGSWAVRNAIEDAGLKPSDIDGMLSYQSGDSTFSPMIAGDLGIRLNFYMDVFGGGSSTEALVGMAMGVIEAGMCKTVVIFRAMNGFSQVRIGGTGARAAAPVSGDMLHGRAYGWQSAGQMFSLTFMRHMHDYGTTPAQVAAVKAIHSEHAGNNPKAFYKERVTVEDVLKSRYICKPLHLLDCCVETDNGTALIVTRADRAKDCRHTPALIRGVVGRCNKPRMDMHYQHGPISTVAGHYGKEILWPNAGVGPEDVDITGSYDAFTFTTMLQLEDYGFCKKGEGGHYVSDGTMRLGGRRPNNTSGGHLCEGYTHGLNMVIENVRQLRHDVDDSCPVGPDGKRQHTYDYRPGGCRQVKDVEVSANLGWAMPGTGSAMVMRRG; this is encoded by the coding sequence ATGCCGCTGCCCGCGGATGTCGACACCAGCACGCCGAAGCATCTGCGCGACAAGTACGCCATCGTCGGAGTCGGCGAGACGACCTACACGCGCGGCTCCGGCAAGACCACGCGCGCGCTCGGCAGCTGGGCGGTGCGCAACGCGATCGAGGACGCGGGCCTGAAGCCGTCGGACATCGACGGTATGCTGTCCTACCAGTCCGGCGACTCGACCTTCTCGCCGATGATCGCCGGCGACCTCGGCATCCGCCTGAACTTCTACATGGACGTGTTCGGCGGCGGCTCATCGACCGAGGCGCTGGTCGGCATGGCGATGGGCGTGATCGAGGCCGGCATGTGCAAGACGGTGGTGATCTTCCGCGCCATGAACGGCTTCTCGCAGGTCCGCATCGGCGGCACCGGCGCGCGCGCCGCCGCGCCGGTCAGCGGCGACATGCTGCACGGCCGCGCCTACGGCTGGCAGAGCGCCGGGCAGATGTTCAGCCTCACGTTCATGCGCCACATGCACGACTACGGCACGACGCCGGCTCAGGTCGCCGCCGTCAAGGCGATCCACAGCGAGCACGCCGGCAACAACCCGAAGGCGTTCTACAAGGAGCGCGTCACGGTCGAGGACGTGCTCAAGAGCCGTTACATCTGCAAGCCGCTGCACCTGCTGGACTGCTGCGTCGAGACCGACAACGGCACCGCGCTGATCGTCACCCGCGCCGACCGCGCCAAGGACTGCCGCCACACGCCGGCGCTGATCCGGGGCGTGGTCGGGCGCTGCAACAAGCCGCGCATGGACATGCACTACCAGCACGGCCCGATCTCGACGGTGGCCGGCCACTACGGCAAGGAGATCCTGTGGCCGAACGCCGGCGTCGGCCCCGAGGACGTGGACATCACCGGCTCGTACGACGCCTTCACCTTCACCACGATGCTGCAGCTCGAGGACTACGGGTTCTGCAAGAAGGGCGAGGGCGGCCACTACGTCAGCGACGGCACGATGCGGCTGGGCGGAAGGCGTCCCAACAACACCAGCGGCGGCCATCTCTGCGAGGGCTACACGCACGGCCTCAACATGGTGATCGAGAACGTCCGCCAGCTGCGCCACGACGTCGACGATTCATGTCCCGTCGGGCCGGACGGCAAGCGCCAGCACACCTACGACTACAGGCCCGGCGGCTGCCGCCAGGTGAAGGATGTCGAGGTGTCGGCCAATCTCGGCTGGGCCATGCCGGGCACGGGCTCGGCCATGGTCATGCGGCGCGGTTGA
- a CDS encoding YdhR family protein — translation MVIVQINYRRPDMPKAEWEARYTDDLARQFLAVAGLQWKIWLDDEDERRCGGIYLFADRKSAEAYAAGPIVARMKANTALSDLTVRVFDVRAHERDHPRAGAQPADGGRVAGPVDARRRRAARYFAVSTKLGRAETRAK, via the coding sequence ATGGTCATCGTGCAGATCAACTACCGCCGTCCCGACATGCCCAAGGCCGAGTGGGAGGCGCGCTACACCGACGATCTCGCCAGGCAGTTCCTCGCGGTCGCCGGCCTGCAATGGAAGATCTGGCTCGACGACGAGGACGAGCGGCGTTGCGGCGGCATCTACCTGTTCGCCGACCGCAAATCGGCCGAGGCCTACGCCGCCGGCCCGATCGTGGCGCGCATGAAGGCCAACACCGCGCTGTCGGACCTCACGGTCCGCGTCTTCGACGTGCGCGCGCATGAGCGAGATCACCCACGCGCCGGTGCCCAGCCTGCGGATGGCGGCCGAGTAGCCGGTCCGGTCGACGCGCGCCGCCGCCGGGCGGCGCGCTACTTCGCGGTCTCGACGAAGCTCGGCCGCGCCGAGACGCGGGCGAAATAG
- a CDS encoding glutathione S-transferase family protein encodes MPLQIIGFPRSNFVRAIRMLCHERGVPYEYAPEPPHSDAVKAIHPIGQIPVMRHDGLELFESLAIARYIEDAFPGPRLTPADPRAAAPVNQWTAFVATSVDQLLMRRYVVEYAFNKDKDGNVVRTEIDKAVKRMPKMFRVLDAAVAPGHLGGAAFTLADCFLAPILAAAGNFPEGKELLAASPALAAYFARVSARPSFVETAK; translated from the coding sequence ATGCCGCTCCAGATCATCGGCTTCCCGCGCTCCAACTTCGTGCGCGCCATCCGCATGCTGTGCCACGAGAGGGGAGTGCCCTACGAGTACGCGCCCGAGCCGCCGCATTCCGACGCTGTCAAGGCGATCCATCCGATCGGCCAGATCCCGGTGATGCGCCACGACGGGCTCGAGCTGTTCGAGTCGCTGGCCATCGCGCGATACATCGAGGACGCGTTCCCCGGTCCGCGCCTGACCCCGGCCGACCCGCGCGCGGCCGCGCCGGTCAACCAGTGGACGGCGTTCGTCGCCACCTCGGTCGACCAGTTGCTGATGCGCCGCTACGTGGTCGAGTACGCCTTCAACAAGGACAAGGACGGCAACGTCGTGCGGACCGAGATCGACAAGGCGGTCAAGCGCATGCCGAAGATGTTCCGCGTGCTCGACGCCGCCGTCGCGCCGGGCCATCTCGGCGGCGCGGCGTTCACCTTGGCGGATTGCTTCCTGGCGCCGATCCTCGCCGCCGCCGGGAACTTTCCCGAGGGCAAGGAGCTGCTGGCGGCGTCGCCGGCGCTGGCGGCCTATTTCGCCCGCGTCTCGGCGCGGCCGAGCTTCGTCGAGACCGCGAAGTAG
- a CDS encoding VOC family protein, translating into MSRLFGDIRQLGYVVRDIDAALRHWTDVLGVGPWFYVERLPVVDFRYKGAPSDVAMSVALANSGDVQIELIQQRNDAPSMYRDFLADGQEGLQHVSTWPEDYDGVVAAALAAGHRIGQSGATARGPFAYFETGILPGTVMEIAELTPTRARQFAAIAAAARGWDGSDPVRTVWPQ; encoded by the coding sequence ATGAGCCGTCTCTTCGGCGACATCCGCCAGCTCGGCTACGTCGTGCGCGACATCGACGCGGCGTTGCGCCACTGGACGGATGTCCTCGGCGTCGGCCCGTGGTTCTACGTCGAGCGGCTGCCGGTGGTCGACTTCCGCTACAAGGGCGCGCCGTCGGACGTCGCCATGTCGGTGGCGCTGGCGAATTCCGGCGACGTCCAGATCGAGCTGATCCAGCAGCGCAACGACGCGCCGTCGATGTACCGCGACTTCCTCGCCGACGGGCAGGAGGGCTTGCAGCATGTCAGCACGTGGCCGGAGGACTACGACGGCGTCGTCGCGGCGGCGCTGGCGGCCGGCCATCGGATCGGCCAGTCCGGCGCCACCGCGCGCGGCCCGTTCGCCTATTTCGAGACCGGGATCCTGCCGGGCACCGTCATGGAGATCGCCGAGCTGACGCCGACGCGCGCGCGGCAGTTCGCGGCCATCGCGGCCGCGGCGCGTGGCTGGGACGGAAGCGATCCGGTGCGGACGGTCTGGCCGCAATAG
- a CDS encoding adenylate/guanylate cyclase domain-containing protein, whose translation MAAIWTTPVRNRAFDSALGGLGHVVEVQGRRWVFVFRGLDGYGPDRWLVGRYFPLEDATREVQRLMQGVWAGIAVLAAALLLAAVMGVRMARDIRRLGAAAEAIERFEFEGPHAPPSRLKEIAEAGETLEKARSALKWFGAYVPRRLVRRLMEEGEGILVSKRRDVTVMFTDIVGFTPQAESMDEHGTADMLNQHFALLGAAIEREQGVVDKYIGDAVMAVWGGIKRMPDHADAACRAAIEIARIVRIDNAERRERGMAPIRLRVGLHSGPVIIGNIGAPERMNYTVVGDTVNVANRFEQLGKSHMRDDEEVIVLASGDTIAALQDPASIGVEPVFIGEEQVKGRVEPERVYRLA comes from the coding sequence ATGGCGGCGATCTGGACGACGCCGGTGCGCAACCGGGCGTTCGACAGCGCGCTCGGCGGCCTCGGGCACGTCGTCGAGGTCCAGGGAAGGCGCTGGGTGTTCGTGTTCCGCGGGCTCGACGGCTACGGGCCGGACCGCTGGCTGGTCGGCCGCTACTTCCCGCTCGAGGACGCGACGCGCGAGGTGCAGCGCCTGATGCAGGGCGTCTGGGCCGGCATCGCGGTTCTGGCCGCCGCGCTGCTGCTGGCGGCGGTCATGGGCGTGCGCATGGCGCGCGACATCCGCCGGCTGGGCGCCGCCGCCGAGGCGATCGAGCGGTTCGAGTTCGAGGGCCCGCACGCGCCGCCGTCGCGCCTGAAGGAGATCGCCGAGGCCGGCGAGACGCTCGAGAAGGCGCGCTCGGCGCTGAAATGGTTCGGCGCCTACGTGCCGCGCCGGCTGGTGCGGCGCCTGATGGAGGAGGGCGAGGGCATCCTCGTCTCCAAGCGCCGCGACGTGACGGTGATGTTCACGGACATCGTCGGCTTCACGCCGCAGGCCGAGAGCATGGACGAGCACGGCACCGCCGACATGTTGAACCAGCATTTCGCGCTGCTCGGCGCCGCGATCGAACGCGAGCAGGGCGTGGTCGACAAGTACATCGGCGACGCGGTCATGGCGGTGTGGGGCGGCATCAAGCGCATGCCGGACCACGCCGACGCCGCCTGCCGCGCCGCCATCGAGATCGCCCGCATCGTGAGGATCGACAACGCCGAGCGCCGCGAGCGGGGCATGGCGCCGATCCGCCTGCGCGTCGGCCTCCATTCCGGACCGGTGATCATCGGCAACATCGGCGCGCCGGAGCGCATGAACTACACCGTCGTCGGCGACACGGTGAACGTCGCCAACCGCTTCGAGCAGCTCGGCAAGAGCCACATGCGCGACGACGAGGAGGTCATCGTGCTGGCCAGCGGCGACACCATCGCGGCGCTGCAGGATCCCGCCTCGATCGGCGTCGAGCCCGTCTTCATCGGCGAGGAGCAGGTCAAGGGGCGGGTCGAGCCCGAACGGGTCTACCGCCTCGCCTGA
- a CDS encoding SMP-30/gluconolactonase/LRE family protein, translating to MPMYAPPQPVAASVFTRLPERFRKPRRTAWGDVNAAGMELDCFLEGPSFDRAGNLYVTDIPFGRVFRVSPAGDWTLVTEYDGWPNGLKIHKDGRVFITDYKRGIVLLDPATGEVTPLIETARSESFKGVNDLFFAANGDLYFTDQGQTGLHDPTGRVYRHAADGRLDKLVDTVPSPNGLVMNHRENALYVAVTRGNCVWRLPLMADGHVSKVGLFIQMSGGHGGPDGMALDAEGGLVVCHIGTSVWRFDAVGRPTHVVDAGDDIFCTNIAFGVADPRSLYCVVSRASPRFGSGTILRAEMPVAGKPMFSHA from the coding sequence ATCCCGATGTACGCGCCGCCCCAGCCCGTCGCCGCCAGCGTCTTCACGCGCCTGCCGGAGCGCTTCCGCAAGCCGCGCCGCACGGCGTGGGGCGACGTCAACGCCGCCGGGATGGAGCTGGACTGCTTCCTCGAGGGTCCGAGCTTCGACCGTGCCGGCAACCTCTACGTCACCGACATCCCGTTCGGCCGCGTGTTCCGCGTCTCGCCGGCCGGCGACTGGACGCTGGTCACGGAGTACGACGGCTGGCCAAACGGACTGAAGATCCACAAGGACGGCCGCGTCTTCATCACCGACTACAAGCGCGGCATCGTCCTGCTCGATCCGGCGACCGGCGAGGTGACGCCGCTGATCGAGACCGCGCGGTCGGAGAGCTTCAAGGGCGTCAACGACCTGTTCTTCGCCGCCAACGGCGATCTGTACTTCACCGACCAGGGCCAGACCGGCCTGCACGATCCGACCGGACGGGTCTACCGGCACGCCGCCGACGGCCGGCTCGACAAGCTGGTGGACACCGTGCCGAGCCCCAACGGGCTGGTCATGAACCACCGCGAGAACGCGCTCTACGTCGCGGTCACCCGCGGCAACTGCGTGTGGCGCCTGCCGCTGATGGCCGACGGCCACGTCAGCAAGGTCGGATTGTTCATCCAGATGTCGGGCGGCCATGGCGGCCCGGACGGCATGGCGCTCGACGCCGAGGGCGGCCTGGTCGTCTGCCACATCGGCACGTCGGTATGGCGGTTCGACGCCGTCGGCCGGCCGACCCATGTCGTCGACGCCGGCGACGACATCTTCTGCACCAACATCGCCTTCGGCGTCGCCGACCCGCGGTCGCTCTACTGCGTGGTGTCGCGGGCCAGTCCGCGGTTTGGTTCCGGCACGATCCTGCGCGCCGAGATGCCGGTCGCCGGCAAGCCGATGTTCTCGCACGCCTGA
- a CDS encoding HPr kinase/phosphatase C-terminal domain-containing protein has product MPADPPLNIHATCVAVTTADGWRAALLRGPSGAGKSDVALRMIDAGARLVSDDRVDLQAVHGILRASPPAALAGLVEARGAGILRLPVDAALESAAVALLVDLVPADRVERMPEPHVETLLGIAIPALRLAAFEASTPAKIRLALRGARVS; this is encoded by the coding sequence ATGCCTGCGGACCCGCCGCTGAACATCCACGCCACCTGCGTCGCGGTGACGACCGCCGACGGCTGGCGCGCGGCCCTGCTGCGCGGCCCCTCCGGCGCCGGGAAATCCGACGTCGCCTTGCGCATGATCGACGCCGGCGCGCGCCTCGTCTCCGACGACCGGGTCGATCTGCAGGCCGTCCACGGCATCCTGCGCGCCAGCCCTCCGGCCGCGCTGGCGGGCCTGGTCGAGGCCCGCGGCGCGGGCATTCTGCGGCTGCCGGTCGACGCGGCGCTCGAGAGCGCCGCGGTCGCGCTGCTGGTCGATCTCGTGCCCGCCGACCGGGTCGAGCGGATGCCGGAGCCACACGTCGAGACGCTGCTGGGAATCGCCATTCCGGCGCTGCGGCTGGCGGCGTTCGAGGCCTCGACGCCGGCCAAGATTCGCCTTGCCCTGCGCGGCGCGCGGGTCTCATGA
- the rapZ gene encoding RNase adapter RapZ, with protein MITGLSGAGRATSLRALEDAGYVAVDNLPLAMVDALLRPAGDSDDDGEPDDYPLAIGVDVRTRGFDVRRVVARIRALRARADLDARLLFLDCDNDVLLRRYTETRRRHPLAADRPVLDGIVDERRVLRSLRDHADSTIDTSQLGPHELKSLLLGQFATAAAAAMRVAVTSFSYRRGLPREADLVFDARFLRNPYWSTALRGLDGRNATVRRYVVADRDYKRFFGGILSLLSALLPRFEREGKSYLTVAVGCTGGRHRSVVVAEQLADRLRRLDRPVALTHRDIDTTPGAPVAAAPDEKKTRERR; from the coding sequence CTGATCACCGGCCTATCCGGGGCCGGCCGCGCCACGTCGCTGCGCGCGCTGGAGGACGCCGGCTACGTCGCGGTCGACAATCTCCCGCTGGCGATGGTCGACGCCCTGCTGCGGCCGGCCGGGGACAGCGACGACGACGGCGAACCCGACGACTATCCGCTGGCCATCGGCGTCGATGTGCGCACCCGCGGTTTCGACGTCCGACGCGTGGTCGCGCGTATCCGCGCGCTGCGAGCGCGCGCAGATCTCGATGCCCGCCTGCTGTTCCTCGATTGCGACAACGACGTGCTGCTGCGGCGCTACACCGAGACGCGCCGGCGGCATCCGCTCGCCGCCGACCGGCCGGTGCTGGATGGCATCGTCGACGAGCGCCGCGTGCTTCGCTCGCTGCGCGACCACGCTGATTCGACGATCGACACCTCGCAGCTCGGCCCGCACGAGCTCAAGTCGCTGCTGCTGGGACAGTTCGCCACCGCCGCCGCCGCCGCCATGCGCGTGGCCGTGACGTCGTTCTCGTACCGCCGTGGCTTGCCGCGCGAGGCAGATCTAGTGTTCGATGCGCGGTTTCTACGCAATCCCTATTGGTCGACCGCGCTGCGCGGGCTGGACGGCCGGAACGCGACAGTGCGCCGCTACGTCGTCGCCGACCGCGACTACAAGCGGTTTTTCGGCGGCATCCTGTCGCTGCTATCGGCGCTCTTGCCCCGCTTCGAGCGGGAGGGCAAGAGTTACCTGACCGTGGCGGTCGGCTGCACCGGCGGCCGGCACCGTTCGGTGGTGGTGGCGGAGCAGCTCGCCGACCGGCTGCGCCGGCTCGACCGGCCGGTGGCGCTGACGCATCGCGATATCGATACGACGCCCGGCGCGCCCGTCGCCGCCGCGCCAGATGAGAAGAAGACGAGGGAGCGTCGATGA
- a CDS encoding HPr family phosphocarrier protein, producing MSDAPARALRIANKRGLHARAAAKFVRTAAQFDAAVRVAHGGQEVSGLSIMGLMMLAAGIGSEIAVSASGRQAAEVVEALAALVDGKFGED from the coding sequence ATGTCCGACGCCCCCGCCCGCGCGCTGAGGATCGCCAACAAGCGCGGCCTGCACGCCCGCGCCGCCGCCAAGTTCGTGCGCACGGCGGCGCAGTTCGACGCCGCGGTGCGCGTCGCGCACGGCGGACAGGAGGTGTCCGGCCTGTCGATCATGGGGCTGATGATGCTGGCCGCGGGCATCGGCAGCGAGATCGCGGTGTCGGCCTCCGGCCGGCAGGCCGCCGAGGTGGTCGAGGCGCTCGCCGCCCTGGTCGATGGCAAGTTCGGCGAGGACTGA
- a CDS encoding exodeoxyribonuclease III produces MPLTIATWNINSVRLRIGNVERLLREERPDVLCLQETKCPDDQFPHAAFEAAGYPHRVVHGMKGYNGVAIVSRVPFSASAIHHRVGRDDCRHVRAWLDIGGDPVALDNLYIPAGGDVPDPDANDKFAHKLDFYREIADWFVDAAPKKGARKGKRAIAVGDLNVAPLEHDVWSHKQLLDVVSHTPVEVDLFERMMKGRDWVDVPRVFTPASEKLYTWWSYRNRDWRLSDRGRRLDHVLATPALRPALSGYRVVKDARDWEKASDHVPLLATFQL; encoded by the coding sequence ATGCCGTTGACGATCGCCACCTGGAACATCAACTCCGTGCGCCTGCGCATCGGCAACGTCGAGCGCCTGCTGCGCGAGGAGCGGCCGGACGTGCTGTGCCTGCAGGAGACGAAGTGCCCGGACGACCAGTTCCCGCACGCCGCCTTCGAGGCCGCCGGCTATCCGCACCGCGTCGTTCACGGCATGAAGGGCTACAACGGCGTCGCCATCGTCAGCCGCGTGCCCTTCAGCGCCAGCGCGATCCACCACCGTGTCGGCCGCGACGATTGCCGCCACGTGCGCGCCTGGCTCGACATCGGCGGCGATCCGGTGGCGCTCGACAACCTCTACATCCCTGCCGGCGGCGACGTCCCCGACCCCGACGCCAACGACAAGTTCGCCCACAAGCTCGATTTCTACCGCGAGATCGCCGACTGGTTCGTCGACGCCGCGCCCAAGAAGGGCGCGCGCAAGGGCAAGCGCGCCATCGCCGTGGGCGACCTCAACGTCGCGCCGCTGGAGCACGACGTGTGGAGCCACAAGCAGCTGCTCGACGTGGTGTCGCACACGCCGGTCGAGGTCGACCTGTTCGAGCGCATGATGAAGGGCCGCGACTGGGTCGACGTGCCCCGCGTGTTCACGCCCGCCAGCGAGAAGCTCTACACTTGGTGGAGCTACCGCAACCGCGACTGGCGGCTGTCCGACCGCGGCCGGCGGCTCGACCACGTGCTGGCGACGCCGGCGTTGCGGCCGGCGCTGTCCGGCTACCGCGTCGTCAAGGACGCGCGCGACTGGGAGAAGGCCAGCGACCACGTCCCGTTGCTGGCGACGTTCCAGCTCTGA
- a CDS encoding glycosyltransferase family 2 protein: MPPPSRRAARRARVSVVVPTYNRAARLAALLRCLEEQPAPSSFEVLVCDDGSTDGTREVAALFGRRLRLRYLFQPDEGFRAGAARNLGIDAAKGDLVLFLDDDQLVAPDFLDAHRRAHRDAAGPALVVGPRHRADAFDRPPASVDRIRAYPQDSRAVEIGPDGEGLAASPHPWAHAFSCNLSLPRAAAAAARFDAAFSGWGLEDVEFAYRALRDGLRPVAAPRAPTLHVDGGALRDPFETSLRGGDADFGSWVRNCARFHRLHGADPAVDAFVRHQLSYFTHDAAAGRWRRDPLPRHDPAAVLARERRSVRAAGPPPAIPTTRKMR; the protein is encoded by the coding sequence ATGCCGCCACCGTCCCGGCGCGCGGCGCGCCGCGCGCGCGTCTCCGTCGTGGTGCCGACCTACAACCGCGCCGCGCGGCTGGCGGCGCTGCTGCGCTGTCTCGAGGAGCAGCCGGCGCCGTCGTCCTTCGAGGTGCTGGTGTGCGACGACGGCTCCACCGACGGCACGCGCGAGGTGGCGGCGCTGTTCGGACGCCGCCTGCGGCTGCGCTACCTGTTCCAGCCGGACGAGGGGTTCCGCGCCGGCGCGGCGCGCAACCTGGGCATCGACGCCGCCAAGGGCGACCTGGTGCTGTTCCTCGATGACGACCAGCTGGTGGCGCCGGATTTCCTCGACGCCCACCGGCGCGCGCACCGCGACGCCGCCGGTCCCGCCCTCGTTGTCGGCCCGCGGCACCGCGCCGACGCGTTCGACCGGCCGCCGGCCTCGGTGGACCGGATCCGCGCCTATCCGCAGGACAGCCGCGCCGTGGAGATCGGCCCCGACGGCGAAGGATTGGCGGCTTCGCCCCATCCCTGGGCGCACGCCTTCAGTTGCAATCTATCATTGCCACGCGCGGCGGCCGCGGCGGCGCGCTTCGACGCGGCGTTCTCCGGCTGGGGCCTGGAGGACGTCGAGTTCGCCTACCGCGCCCTCCGCGACGGTCTGCGGCCGGTGGCCGCGCCCCGCGCGCCGACCCTGCATGTCGACGGCGGCGCGTTGCGCGATCCGTTCGAGACCTCGTTGCGCGGCGGCGACGCCGATTTCGGATCTTGGGTGCGCAACTGCGCCCGGTTCCACCGGCTGCACGGCGCCGATCCCGCGGTCGACGCCTTCGTGCGGCACCAGCTCTCGTATTTCACCCACGACGCCGCCGCCGGACGCTGGCGGCGCGATCCGCTGCCGCGCCACGATCCGGCCGCCGTGCTCGCGCGCGAGCGCCGGAGCGTCCGCGCGGCCGGCCCGCCACCCGCGATTCCAACGACACGAAAAATGCGTTAG